A genomic region of Helicoverpa zea isolate HzStark_Cry1AcR chromosome 8, ilHelZeax1.1, whole genome shotgun sequence contains the following coding sequences:
- the LOC124632657 gene encoding probable phospholipid-transporting ATPase IA isoform X8 gives MNPGRRRQDYEGLDQESRSAVWLARSYALLQSLHVYASRATSRVLRYIRRHTQPWSTLHEDEATTSGLTDGAPLEQNRIIFINRPQPIKFINNRISTAKYSVPSFIPLFLFEQFRRYSNCFFLLIALLQQIPDVSPTGRWTTLTPLILILSVSAIKEIVEDFKRHRADDETNRRSVDILREGRWSTISWEQLLVGDVCKVVNNQFFPADIVMLASSEPQGISFIETSNLDGETNLKIRMAHPDTARLDNTQALADFTATLQCEQPNRHLYEFNGMLKEPTAKTIPLGLDQMLLRGSMLRNTNYIYGVVVYTGHETKLMKNSTKAPLKRSSIDRQTNTHILMLFLILLTLSLLSAGFNELWMRAHSDWYIGLEEAQNANFGFNFLTFLILYNNLIPISLQVTAEIVRFFQAKFIAMDVEMYHVATDTPAMARTSNLNEELGMVKYVFSDKTGTLTCNVMEFRKCTIGEIIYSAPGPNEKLEDTLLYQNLQRNHPTAGVIREFLTMLAVCHTVIPERVGDQLNYHAASPDERALVLGAAALGYEFDQRTPRAVRVRAAGRQEEFAVLNVLDFTSARKRMSVIVRTPSGEIKLYCKGADSVIYPRLAGGAHAQYADTTLSHLELFACDGLRTLVFAVADISEQFYQDWANTYHKASIAIQDREQKIEEAAMLIENNLRLLGATAIEDKLQDGVPETIAALLKANINVWVLTGDKQETAINIGHSARLLHSGMPLIILNEDSLDGTRECISRQTMEFGDNLGKQNEIALIIDGKTLKYAMGCDLKKDFLDLCISCKVVVCCRVSPIQKAEVVEMVSSATGAVTLAIGDGANDVAMIQRASVGVGISGVEGLQAVCASDYSIAQFRFLLRLLLVHGAWNYSRISKLILYSFYKNICLYVIELWFAIYSAWSGQILFERWTIGFYNVIFTALPPFAIGLFDKLCSPEIMLRHPVLYIPSQQGLLFNVRVFWVWAVNALLHSVLLFWLPMLLASHHILWPSGKDGGYLLLGNFVYTYVVLTVCLKAGLSTHSWTWVTHLAIWGSVAMWFIFILVYSNVYPIILIGAVMRGMDRMLFSSLVFWLGLVLIPLATLIPDLLVTVVHNSAFKSMTEAVRESEIKQRDPSALLTHPRHSARGTPVGLRWRRAVAPAEAPRRPHVV, from the exons atGAGGACGAGGCGACGACATCGGGCCTGACAGATGGGGCGCCTCTCGAACAAAACAGAATTATCTTCATCAACAGACCGCAGCCAATCAAGTTCATAAACAATCGAATATCTACAGCGAAATATAG CGTACCCTCGTTCATCCCGCTGTTCCTGTTCGAGCAGTTCCGTCGCTACTCGAACTGCTTCTTCCTTCTCATCGCGCTGCTGCAGCAGATCCCCGACGTGTCGCCCACGGGTCGGTGGACCACGCTCACGCCACTCATACTCATCCTCTCCGTCAGCGCCATCAAGGAAATTGTTGAAGACTTC AAACGTCATAGAGCAGACGATGAGACGAACAGGCGCAGCGTGGACATCCTGCGCGAGGGTCGCTGGAGCACCATCAGCTGGGAGCAGCTGCTGGTCGGAGACGTCTGCAAGGTCGTCAACAACCAGTTCTTCCCCGCTGATATCGTCATGCTGGCCTCCAG TGAGCCACAAGGCATATCCTTCATCGAGACCTCAAACCTGGACGGGGAGACGAACCTGAAGATCCGCATGGCTCACCCGGACACGGCGCGGCTGGACAACACGCAGGCTCTCGCCGACTTCACCGCCACGCTGCAATGTGAACAGCCGAATAGACATCTGTATGAGTTCAACGGCATGCTGAAGGAGCCTACTGCTAA GACGATACCTCTGGGCTTGGATCAGATGCTGCTCCGCGGGTCGATGCTGCGCAACACCAACTACATCTACGGCGTGGTCGTGTACACCGGACACGAGACCAAGCTCATGAAGAACTCCACTAAAG CCCCACTGAAGCGGTCGTCAATAGACCGTCAGACGAACACTCACATCCTGATGCTGTTCCTGATCCTGCTGACGCTGTCGCTGCTGAGCGCCGGCTTCAACGAGCTGTGGATGCGGGCGCACTCCGACTGGTATATTGGGTTAGAGG agGCGCAGAATGCAAATTTCGGATTTAactttttgacatttttaatattgtacAACAATCTTATACCTATATCGTTACAAGTTACTGCTGAAATAGTTAGATTTTTTCAA GCTAAGTTCATAGCGATGGACGTGGAGATGTACCACGTGGCGACGGACACGCCGGCGATGGCGCGGACGTCCAACCTCAACGAGGAGCTCGGCATGGTCAAGTACGTGTTCAGCGACAAGACCGGCACCCTCACCTGCAACGTCATGGAGTTCCGCAAGTGCACTATTGGGGAG ATAATCTACAGCGCTCCAGGTCCCAACGAGAAGTTAGAAGACACCCTGCTGTACCAGAATTTACAGCGGAACCATCCGACAGCAGGCGTCATCCGCGAGTTCCTCACCATGCTGGCCGTGTGCCATACTGTGATACCTGAGCGAGTGGGGGATCAGCTCAACTACCACGCGGCCTCACCAG ACGAGCGCGCGCTGGTGCTGGGCGCGGCGGCGCTGGGCTACGAGTTCGACCAGCGCACGCCGCGGGCGGTGCGGGTCCGCGCCGCCGGCCGCCAGGAGGAGTTCGCCGTGCTCAACGTGCTCGACTTCACCTCCGCGCGCAAGCGCATGTCCGTCATCGTGAGGACACCTTCAG GTGAGATCAAGCTATACTGCAAGGGCGCGGACTCAGTGATCTACCCGCGACTAGCCGGCGGGGCTCATGCACAGTACGCCGACACCACACTCTCGCACCTCGAGCTGTTCGCCTGCGATGGCCTTCGAACCCTGGTCTTCGCAGTCGCCGACATCTCCGAACAATTCTACCAGGACTGGGCGAATACATACCACAAGGCCAGCATCGCGATACAGGATAGGGAACAGAAAATTGAGGAAGCGGCCATGTTGATTGAGAATAATTTGAGGTTGCTTGGCGCTACTGCTATTGAGGATAAGCTGCAG GATGGCGTCCCGGAGACGATAGCGGCGCTACTGAAGGCGAACATCAACGTGTGGGTGCTGACGGGCGACAAGCAGGAGACCGCCATCAACATCGGCCACTCCGCGCGGCTGCTGCACAGCGGCATGCCGCTCATCATACTCAACGAGGACAGCCTGGAC GGTACCCGCGAGTGCATATCTCGACAAACGATGGAGTTCGGCGACAACCTGGGCAAGCAGAACGAGATCGCGCTCATCATCGACGGCAAGACGCTCAAGTACGCGATGGGCTGTGACCTGAAGAAGGACTTCCTGGACCTCTGCATATCTTGCAAGGTCGTTGTGTGCTGTAGGGTCTCGCCTATACAGAAGGCTGAG GTAGTAGAGATGGTATCGTCAGCGACGGGCGCGGTGACGCTGGCTATCGGCGACGGCGCCAACGACGTGGCCATGATACAGCGCGCGTCCGTCGGCGTCGGCATCTCCGGCGTCGAGGGGCTGCAGGCTGTCTGCGCCTCCGACTACAGCATTGCGCAG TTCCGGTTCCTGCTGCGGCTGCTGCTGGTGCACGGCGCGTGGAACTACTCGCGCATCAGCAAGCTCATCCTGTACTCCTTCTACAAGAACATCTGCCTCTACGTCATCGAGCTCTGGTTCGCGATATACTCCGCCTG GTCCGGTCAGATCCTGTTCGAGCGCTGGACGATAGGGTTCTACAACGTGATCTTCACGGCGCTGCCGCCCTTCGCCATCGGACTCTTCGACAAGCTCTGCTCGCCTGAAATTATGCTCAgg CATCCAGTCCTATACATCCCATCGCAGCAAGGGCTCCTATTCAACGTGCGCGTGTTCTGGGTGTGGGCGGTGAACGCGCTGCTGCACTCGGTGCTGCTGTTCTGGCTGCCCATGCTGCTGGCCAGCCACCACATCCTGTGGCCTTCGGGCAAGGATGGCGGCTACTTGCTGCTCGGCAACTTTGTTTATACT TACGTAGTGCTGACGGTATGCCTGAAGGCGGGGCTGTCGACGCACTCGTGGACGTGGGTCACGCACCTCGCCATCTGGGGCTCCGTCGCCATGTGGTTCATCTTCATACTCGTATACAG CAACGTGTACCCGATAATCCTGATCGGCGCGGTGATGCGCGGCATGGACCGCATGCTGTTCAGCTCGCTGGTGTTCTGGCTGGGCTTGGTGCTCATCCCGCTCGCTACGCTCATACCAGACTTGCTCGTCACTGT TGTGCACAACTCCGCTTTCAAATCGATGACGGAGGCGGTGCGCGAGAGCGAGATCAAACAACGAGACCCTTCTGCACTGCTCACGCATCCACGACACTC